From the Streptomyces sp. NBC_00390 genome, the window ACGGTGGGCGCCCTGACCATCTCGGTCGTCTTCACAGCGGCCCTTCTGCTGCCCGGCACTCCACTGCTCGCGCAGTTCCTCGGCATACCGCTGTTCGCCGGAGGCGGGCTGGTCATGACGCTCAACTCGCTGACCCGCAAGGTGGCACTGCGGGTCGACGGCACGGGCGTACTCCTCGGCGGTGCTCCACTGCGATACCGGTCGACCACCGCGCACGTTCCCTGGGCGGACATCACGGCGGTCGTGCTCTGGCAGCAGGCGGTGCAGAACTCCACGATGCCTTGGGTGGGCGTGGCCCGCCACGACGGGACGGCGCCGCTGCCCGGCCCCGGCCAGGGTCCGCGTGCCCGCGCCGCCATGCGGTTCCTCGTGCCGAACGTCCCGGTCGATGTGGCCATGGCGTCGCGCGCGGTGAACGGCTGGCGTCTGGACCGGGCCCGCCTGGCCGCGGCGGTGGACCACTTCGCCCCCGGCGTCCCGGTCGTCGACGCAGGCTAGAAGGCTCCGGCGGGGATCCTCGCGTACGCCTATGTCCGTGAAGGACAACGACACGCGCCCACCACTCCCGATCGGAGCATGCCGGACCCCCTGGACCCGCCCTAGCCTGCGGGGAAAGAACAAGAAGCGTCCGGAACACCCCCAGGAGCCCCTCATGACCGAAATCCCGCAGGAGCGCCGCGTCGTCACCGCCATTCCCGGCCCGAAGTCGCAGGAGCTGCAGGCCCGCCGCACGGCCACGGTGGCCGGCGGGGTGGGGTCCGTGCTGCCCGTGTTCACGGTTCGCGCGGGTGGCGGGATCATCGAGGACATCGACGGCAACCGCCTGATCGACTTCGGCTCCGGTATCGCCGTGACCTCGGTCGGCGCCTCCGCCGAGGCCGTCGTACGCCGCGCCTCCGCACAGCTCGCCGACTTCACGCACACCTGTTTCATGGTCACGCCCTACGAGGGCTACGTCGAGGTGTGTGAGGCGCTTGCCGAGCTGACCCCGGGCGACCACCCCAAGAAGTCCGCGCTGTTCAACTCCGGCGCCGAGGCCGTCGAGAACGCCGTCAAGATCGCCCGTGCGTACACCAAGCGCCAGGCCGTCGTCGTCTTCGACCACGGCTACCACGGCCGTACGAACCTCACGATGGCGCTGACCGCCAAGAACATGCCGTACAAGCACGGCTTCGGGCCGTTCGCGCCCGAGATCTACCGGGTGCCGGTGGCGTACGGCTACCGCTGGCCGACGGGCCCGGAGAACTGCGGTCCCGAGGCCGCCGCCCAGGCCATCGACCAGATCACCAAGCAGGTCGGCCCCGAGAACGTGGCCGCGATCATCATCGAGCCGGTCCTGGGCGAGGGCGGCTTCATCGAGCCGGCCAAGGGCTTCATGCCGGCGATCGTGAAGTTCGCCAACGACAACGGCATCGTCTTCGTCGCCGACGAGATCCAGTCCGGCTTCTGCCGCACCGGCCAGTGGTTCGCCTGCGAGGACGAGGGCATCGTCCCGGACCTGATCACCACGGCCAAGGGCATCGCGGGCGGCCTGCCGCTCGCCGCCGTCACGGGCCGCGCCGAGATCATGGACGCCCCGCACGCGGGCGGCCTCGGCGGCACCTACGGCGGCAACCCGGTGGCCTGCGCCGGTGCGCTGGGCTCCATCGAGACCATGCGCGAGCAGGACCTCAACGGCAAGGCCAAGCGCATCGAGGAGATCATGAAGGGCCGCCTCGCCGCGATGCAGGAGAAGTTCGCCCACAACGATCGATTCGTCATCGGCGACATCCGCGGCCGCGGCGCCATGATCGCCATCGAGCTGGTGAAGGACCTGGTGACCAAGGAGCCCGCCCCGGAGGCGGCGGGCGCACTCGCCAAGGCCTGCCACGCCGAGGGGCTCGTGGTGCTCACCTGCGGCACGTACGGGAACGTGCTGCGCTTCCTGCCGCCGCTGGTCATCGGCGAAGACCTGTTGAACGAGGGTCTTGACATCATCGAGAGCGCTTTCGCCCAGGTCTGACACGTCCTGTGAAGAAGGTGTGCGGGGCCGATGGCGGGTTGGAGATCCGCCTGTCGGTCCCCCGGCCACTGCCGTACGGTTTCAGCAGATGAGAGAAACACCCCGTCCGCAGGAGACTGCGGACGACCCCAGGGCGGAGCCTCCCCAGCCCCGTTCTGGTCGTGCCCTGGCGCACACCACTGGAGCCTCGAGCTCCGAATCTCCTCACCGATCGGATGGCCGCTCGCCCCAAACCCCCCGGGGCGTGCGGCAAACCGATCCGACCGGTCGCCTCGCAACTACCCCCCCT encodes:
- the gabT gene encoding 4-aminobutyrate--2-oxoglutarate transaminase, which codes for MTEIPQERRVVTAIPGPKSQELQARRTATVAGGVGSVLPVFTVRAGGGIIEDIDGNRLIDFGSGIAVTSVGASAEAVVRRASAQLADFTHTCFMVTPYEGYVEVCEALAELTPGDHPKKSALFNSGAEAVENAVKIARAYTKRQAVVVFDHGYHGRTNLTMALTAKNMPYKHGFGPFAPEIYRVPVAYGYRWPTGPENCGPEAAAQAIDQITKQVGPENVAAIIIEPVLGEGGFIEPAKGFMPAIVKFANDNGIVFVADEIQSGFCRTGQWFACEDEGIVPDLITTAKGIAGGLPLAAVTGRAEIMDAPHAGGLGGTYGGNPVACAGALGSIETMREQDLNGKAKRIEEIMKGRLAAMQEKFAHNDRFVIGDIRGRGAMIAIELVKDLVTKEPAPEAAGALAKACHAEGLVVLTCGTYGNVLRFLPPLVIGEDLLNEGLDIIESAFAQV